Part of the Phycodurus eques isolate BA_2022a chromosome 3, UOR_Pequ_1.1, whole genome shotgun sequence genome, AAACAAACGGTTTCAAAGGAATTTCATATAcactgcatattttttttatttcatcactATTTATTCAACTAAAATAGTTTTTACCCATGCAAATTTTATCTCGAGTGTTAAATATGAGTTTCTGTATGCAGAATAAATGATGTGGTCGATATGATCTTGGAGAAACGGcctttcatttagtttttttttccaacactgACTCGCAGCGTGAGGAAAAAAGATGACAACTTTTCACTTTTCTTTCACCTGAAGGAGTCTCCGGCTGGAGAACTCTCGTCACCTTTGACTCCCGTGACTCCGCCCATGGAAAACATCAACGGCACAGACGAAATCTGTGACACGACCCCCAACTCGGACTCCAGACCAGAACCGTCACAGAACGCGCTGGCCTTCGCTCATAGGTACGTCGCCCACGCTGGCGTCCACCATGTTGCACCAGACGCGGGTGCCCCACTTCCTGTCTTGTCAGTTTGAAGCACAAACGTgtactttgcctttttttttaatttatttttattttttaagttgttgttgttgttgttgttgccatgtCAGCATGGTGTTGGTAGTATCCATCTCTTCATCAATGCTTTCTCGTGTCAGTTTAAGACTTGTCGGGTGTGCTCTTTCTGATAAGCCTGACTGCTGCTGTGCACAGTACAATGAATattcaatcaaaaaaataaataaaataaaaatcaggctAGCATCTTGTTAATATGCATGCCATGACTTTTGACATGGTGACATTTTGGTGCGTTGATTGATTGGTCCAATAAGACTCCAAAGTGGTTCtcaggaatctttttttttttttggggggggggtcaaattTGTTGATAAACTTGTATGTTATGCAATAATTTGACATGTAAATAATGACGTGTGTATTCGACAGAGCATGCTACTGTTGTATCATTTCTCCTGGCGGTGGATTCCTTGTTCCTTGTCGTAGTACTTAGTCTGATTCTTGTGAACTCAAATCTCAACTATTTAAATGAGGTGCAATCGTGAGgtttatgtccaaaaaaaaaaaaaaaaaagatgttgatGACTTGTTTGAGAAGACTTATACAACATAATGTGTGGAGTGGGTGGTGGAAAAAGACCCACGTAACAAAGAGTGTACAAAGTCTCACATGGGTGCACTAAACTATTATAATAAATTCAAGCTTCCAAAACTGAGCTGCTCTGTTCTGAGGAATGTATCATTTACTGTCACGTCTCTGTAATCTTGTACCAATCATTTCAATTTTCCCCGGTGGTCTCAATTAAAGACATCAATCTCTTAATGTATGATCATGAGTTAGTTTCCTATGAAAGGCCACGTTGGAGGCCTTTGGTGGGGTTTTAATCATACGTCTccaaatgggtttaaaatcttAAGCGTGAATGCTTCGGAATTCCCAATGTTGCATCATGAAATCTTTATGGCTCCAGAGGAGCTTTGTGCAATGAGGGCGGCTTGTAGCGaggggtgtgcgtgtgtgtgtgtgtgtgcgtgtgtccatTAATACTTTGTGCCTGGGAGACGGACGGGCTCCACTCTGTAATTCACCATTGTAAGTGTGGACATAATGAGCGAACCCCtgtcttttctcattttttagaggcatatgcaaaaaaaaaaaaaaaaaaaaaaaaaagatagctggaatatTCTAACCTTGTCTTTTACATTATTCTGTGCTGCCAGATAGCATTTTATGTGAAATATTGGTGGCCAACCAGCCACTTAGGTCGGCTACACACTCTTTAAATGTGCTTTAATGTGAATGGGAAAGGAAACACAAATGATTTGTAATTCATTTGAAAACTTTTATCTACTCTAGCCTAAAGTTACTCATTCACTGGTCAAAAATGGAGTTAGTTTTTTATATAGGTACATCTTGGCGGAAGGAAGACTTAAATAATTGATGTTATATAATAAAGGGGTGGAAATCATTTTGTTATATACCTCAGTACAgaagatggttggatggatattgtAATAGGGTAtcaataatttaataatgtttCTTCATTAATATCTCCTAACGTCACATCTTACCATCTTTTGTCACTTTCTTGTGTCACTCCCATCTAAAAGATACCCGTCCAGCGAATAAAAATTCACTTTAACTCAATATTTAGACTCATAGGCCTTATTTCAAAATGGCAAATGTCGAACACTCGGGTTAGAAGGACACACACGAAGGAAATGACACAATACAGATGATAAAACCATTTTATTTCTACACAACAATTTGACAGTTGCAATTGAATCACTGCTCTGCACGAAATATAATCTAGATACTGGACTCAACTCACTTTCTAGAGCACTTTAATGAGAACtgcagttgtaaaaaaaaaaaaaaaaaaaaaaagaaagcgtaGGCCCTTGCGTGTGGGTGCAAGCGGATGATGACGGACATCTTTTATAACGCTTTATGTGTTGGAAGGGCGCAAggagtttttgtttcattttaggCGAACGGGGGCGTTGCGTATGCCGAACGTCACGGCGCCGTGACCGCCTGCCTCCGCCGCTGCCATGGCAACTGCTTCTCGGAGGTGCTCAGTGAGGGGAAAGAAAGTAACCTGATGAAGCTGCAACGTCAGGGCACGTGCGATGCGGAAAAACCTGCAGAATCGCACACATTTAGTTGCTCCTTTGAGGACAGTTCTAGTTATTGTGGAGGAGTGAAGCACAAAACAACATGAATGGTTTATTCAGGAGTTAGTGCATGTGGGGTGGGTACAAACCGTCAAAACAGTCAAAACTGATGCCTAAAAAATATAAAGTACTGTCTGCCACATTGTGCACAAGTAATCTTAACAGCCAAATACTTTTATAACCTCTGTGCATAGTTCATCAGCCCTGGTATTGCGAAGACCtacacaaaataatacaactgAAAAGCAGATCAGTGCAAGTAACATAACACAACAGTTAACTTACCGTCCGAGTGACCCGCACACCATCTGTGTCGTCCTGAGCCATAATTCAGCCTCCAGTCAGACGCATCTAATGATGCTCAGCTCCAATTGTTTCCCCGCCGCTCTCTTTTTTTGCGTTCTCCGTCCGTCTCTGTCTTCGCTTCTTGACGTCTCGCCTGCTCGCCTGCTCTCCTGCTCTCCGtgcgcctgtgtggggtttatACATTGACGTGCCTCGGtgacagcgtgtgtgtgtgtgtgtgtgtgtgtgtgtgtgtgtgtgtgtgtgtctgtcagtTCAAACGTGTAGGACGGCATGTCGTCTCCCCCCTATGCGTCACACGCAGACACGCGTGCACTCCAAGAGGGGGGCGGCTGTTGTGTAAGAAGTGAAGGCGCCGTAGGAGTGCCGAGTGAATTAGATCAGAGATTTTTCTCCTTTACTGCTCACTGAGTGGGCGCTATTGGAAATAGTGGAGTTGTGGATGTACATATCATAGATGTGAGTTTGCGGTGATGAGATGAAGAGAAAAGAACGTGACGGTCGGTCAGATCCAGACAATCAAACCTTTGTGGCCcataatgtctttttttgcttttatacaCGCCTCTCTGTCATGAAACTccttcacatttattcattccGCTGGTTCTTCTCATCTTCTCATGGAGCTGGATCAGATTAGGCCTCAAACTGTCTTGAGTTTGTGATCTGAGATTACAGTCAGATAGCtactagatggatggatagaattggtcaatggatggattatggatagatagataatagGTGCGCCGCTAGAATGTATGGATGAAGAGATTGATGGGATGAGGAATGAATTATAGTTAAATTGAAGATTGTATGGCTGATTGATGACAAACTGAGTGGTACATATGCGGATGAATGATTAGTGATGATTACCGGACGGATGGATTTCTAGGTTGGTCTGTGGACAAGGAGTGGATGGATTAACAGATGACAGATGcacaagagaaagaaagaaaattggtGGATAGATAAGTGGATTGCTGCAAGGCTACTAGCGAGATTGCACCCCGAGCAAGCTTCGACCGTGTGATGTGAAATTGTAACGCCCGCTAGCGAGTGTCCGGCGTGTTCAAGTCGGTGTGTGATCACCGCCTGTGATTGTGTCCTGCAGCCCGGCGATGACAAAACACTGGGAAGCCGAGTTGGAGGCGCTCAAGGGGAACAATGCCAAGCTAACAGCAGCTCTGCTGGAGTCCACTGCCAACGTGAAACAGTGGAAACAACAATTGGCTGCTTACCAGGAGGAGGCCGAGAGGCTACACAAACGAGTAAGCGGTGGTGAGGGGCCTTAGGCATGTTCATTGCATGCACACTGAGGTGGCTCATTCTTTTTGAGATGCAAAATACTTTTGGTGCAAAATGAAGCACTCAACACGAGAGGCTTGGAGTAAagtaaagaatgaaaaatgtggGCTCTTGGTTCAGATCAAGTAGAGTTAGTTGCCATAATGATGAATTTCATTAAGTCACTATCTCTCCATGGTGCTGAATTCTGAATTTTGTAGGTGACAGAGCTTGAATGCCAGAGCAACCAAAGCCCGGCCATCAAATCCCAGAAGACAGAACTCAACCAAACTATAGAGGAACTGGAGGCAACCCTGAGAGACAAAGAAGAGGTGAGATTGCGTCCAAAACCGCACCTTACCCTCCTTTGACACCATTTCAATCTGTCTCTCGTCATTCTCCAGGAAATGGAAAAGCTCAAAGAAGAATTGGAAAACATGAATGACCTCATGGAGCAGAAAGACACCCTCGCCCAGAAACTCGAGGTGAGCCTCCGTCCCTCTGAATTATTGATGCTCTTCATGTCCTAAATGTGCCGGCAACAGCCATGTCTTCTGACTCTCGCTCCAAAAGGAGACGGAGCTCCGCAGTCGGGTGCTGGAGCAGCAGCTGGcgggggccgagcagcgactggAGGAGAATCAGGAGGAGCAGGAGAATTTCAGGAAGAGCCTGCGAACGCTGCTGGAGCTGCTGGACGGCAAGATCTTTGAGCTGACCGAGCTCAGAGACACGCTGGCCCGACTCATTGAGGAGGCCAGTTAAGAGGAGGAGGTGCCACACGACTTCATTACAGAGCCATACGACCATTTACGCCGCCTTCGTCGCGCACCGCAACCATTTGGAAGTTGAGAGAAAATCCGATTGCAGTCGTCGCCCTTCGCGGCTGAGGAGCCTCACCTTTGCCTTCGCATCGAATCCGCGGCGTCGTTCGCTCTGtccattttcaattggcaatcgaaaatcaaaagcaaaaaaaaaaaaattccattgaTTTCTTAGTTacgagcgagcttcagatacgcgGCGGAAGAAGGACAAGGAGAGCcgcagtcgccgatgcactttcgGCCTTTTATTGATTGAAACAAGCAGTCAAACGCACTGATaccaaatgaaaacactcacaggGAGGAGCTGCTGTCatccacaactcacgcccagacgGCCGCACGCAGATCGGCCAACCCGACTCCACTTCCTGACATCGCTCACTCGACcgcgccccttaaaggcacatgttCCGCCATCTAGCctaagagcatttcattgttctggaCGTCAGTGTACGTCGCTGGCTTGGACACAAGTACAAATGtcggaaattcagacaaatttaatGAAATGCGATCATTTTCCGATGCTTGGCGCTGCaatggcacagtggttgggaatcactgcacaaGTAGACTTGGGACAAATCACTTCAACAACAACAGCGTTCGTGTATATATCTCAGTTGACTCATTTTTGCGTCTCTAATTCTCTTTACCAAACCTGCGGGTCACATAATGATCAGAATCAATTATTTTCTATCTGagcttaaaaatgatttgtaaaaaaaaatcttttttttttttttgggtgtaaactttaaataataataataataataataatgacaaaataatgaGTGTCtttcattttatgatttttgaTTGCCAGAcgaaaatggaaagaatgaatgaaagacGGAACTTGATTTGGGCTTCTTGCTCAAGTGAACATTTTGCTTGTAAGTGAACTTCAGGCTACATTCCCACTCCATCACTCCCACTTGACAACTGTGCCTCAGTGCCATCTGTTGTTTGACTGCTACAACTACACTCCCCCGTCATTCGTGGAAAGTCATGTGGAAATAATTGCTGTTCAGACTCTTCAAAAATGTCGCCAAAGCTGCCAAATCTCCTCAAACACTGTCCTGATGTTGCAACGACTCAAAGTGACTCGGCTGTACAGAGAAGCAACAAAATGTGTCACAGTACCAGAGAATCAAAAGATGacttttcacccaaaaaaaacacacaaaaaactgcaTTATTCCAATAAGCTGATCCACTACTTACAGCACGTACGTCTTACTTGATAGCAGTGACATTTTATATGAAAGGAAATCAGTAGGGCCGTGACCATTTTCACATAACAAGAAAAGTACCAGTACTCAACAACATGCCCCTCGACCATTTGTTCCAATAAATTGTTCTACGTAAAAATAGAATGCAAAATCCATcgttgaaaaaaattaaataaatacaatacacatGTATTGCTTCATGTAAGGCATTTGTAAACCTTTTTAGGGTCAGGCTTGCAGATTCTCTCAATTCAGGGCAAGGCTAAAGTGCCAATGAGAGACCCCTGCCAAGGTTGAACAAAAAATGGAGACTGGTCGGCGAGGTGATTAGTTCTTGGCAAAATGCTTTGTCGGTCgcatttttgtttcctttccAGATTCTTGtatgactttttaattttttattttcctcgaCATTTGACTTCATATTCTGAATTGTTCAATCTCCAAAGCATTTTCAATCTGAAAGATAGTCAATGTGATTCATGAAACTAATCCAAAGTAAAGCTAAGGTAAAATTGTACCTGCAAGTTATCAAGCACAGCAACATACATAGTGTAGATCAAGAGAACGGCTTGTATTCTGCGGTTGCGTTGCCAAGCAGAATTCACAAATTTAGAGCCCGGTGAAACAACAAATGATCACACGACCCGGCAACTTGCGGAATGCCGCCAATGCGCCACGCGGCGGAAAAAGGACCAGGAGAATCGGCAGCAACACAGAACTTCTGGAGTTAGTCTTGaaaacatatttgcatttacagtatacagttgtACTGTGGTTTACGGTTTTCGTTTGTTCCGTGAGTCAAGGTAGCCCTGTAGACAACAATTCTACTATTGAATCACTGCGCTGTAAGACAAGTAACgagcttttttccccacagtgcCATCTGCTGTATCTGGCTAGGCGCTGCCCCGCTTGCCCTTCCTGTAAAATGGCCACTGCTTGACAGAAGACGTAAACCTTCCATGGGTGTTAACGATGCCGCGCGGAAATTTCCGAAGTCACTCTCAGGGGTCGGGCCTGAGAGCGACTTGCATACGAACTGCTTCCATCATCGCAGGCAACTGAGCTGTCTTCCTGCCAAACTCagtgtggcgtgtgtgtgtgtctgtgtgtgtgtgtgtgcgcgtgtatgtgtgtgcatacgtgtttgtgtgtgtgtggcgctTCTGACTTTCTGCTCGAAAGCGTGCCTTCCGAGCACACGCCAGTGGACTCACCGAATCTTTGTACTTTGTACATAAAATGTGTGTGCTTGCGCTGTGAGAGAGCGATCGTGTTTTGGGGACACCGATggtcgacacacacacacacacacacacacacacacacacacacacacacactgagcaatACCAGACAGGCTCTGTACAACACCTCTGTGTCATTCTATCAGGTACTTTTTCTTCAATTGGACTGCACACACATCAACGCAGCTGATCCACCCACTCTGCCCCCGACCAACAGGAAGTGCACTGCTGTTGACCTCCGACCTGTGTGGCAGCCCTGCTGGTCAAAGCGGTGCATCACGAAGGGCTTCTCGAGTGTTCTATCTACTAATCGTGTGTGAAGTGACTTTCCACCCTCAGTGAAACTGGCAACGGCTTTTCACTTCTATTGGTGAACACAGaacttttctcctttttctttttttttttttttttttttacactggatATAATAATGATATAAATAGAGAACCATATACGACAACTTTGTACTCATGTAAATGAAAGGAAGGCAAATGCAGTAACACCCTGCAGTGACTTATTGTTGTGTATTAACCCACGGAAAAGGTGTTATTGTAGAGTGGACTTTGTAAGCAAAGGGTGGCAGCCTCTTGTCTATATCTATACTGAAAATGCATAACAGTGCAATACTCTTACATATACCAGGTTGATTATTATTAATCTACGGCTTCTTCTGGAAATCTTCGCCTTTGTGACGTTCAAGGtccccaaattttttttaaacttcacaccAGATGCTGCAACTTCTACGGTCTTAATTCACATTATTAATTGAGCACCTTGTTTCCACTGTGTAACCACACATTTTAACCACGCAATGTATCTAGATTTGACTTTCACGTGATAATTATCTACTTAAATAGTTAGTTGCACACGTTAATACACTGGAATATGGCCCATGTACCGGAACATGTTACCCAAATGTTGGATTTTGAGGTGGCACACCTTAATATAACGTGCTTAAATGCTGACGAATGCCTTTGTACAGCAGCGGAATTAAGCTTTttcgttttattgttttgtaatgtATGGTATTTAATGTAGGTAACATTATTGTATTTAGAGGTATGAGAAGACTGGCAATATTTTTGACTATTTAAAGTAATTTTGAACTCATGATATTAAAGAAGTACCTCAGGATACTGATGCTTGTAAGACCTGTTTGAAGATTTAATGAAAATGGTGAAATCTTTTGACACACCGAAACATTTCTCTCTGTGGACTGACATATGCAATGATTTGTAATTCAAAACATGAGGAAGAAGGATGAGATAAGACAGGCATTCTCAACATATTTGCATTGCAAGGTTTTATTTAAATGCAGGGCAAGGTTATAAAAACAAACCATCgcacaaacaaaatgatttttaagtTTAACAGCAGATGAAGCGTATTTGGGGCAATTGCGTCGAAGCATTTAAATGTGGCTGTGTGAGGTGATTGTTCATGTTTGAGTGCTTGTCTTCATAGTGGTATAGCACATTTAAAACGGGGCACTGTATAGTCAGCCTGCGTGAGTTgacataaaaaatttaaaatgctgaggaagaggaaggacgAACATGAGGGCGATGACATgcaaagcaaatacagttagcTGACGTTACAATAAAGTTCTTGTTGATAAAGTGTAGAAAGAGTGAACGTGATCTGGATCACAATAAGCACTTCACAAAATGAACTCCACAGGGTGGTTTCTATTTAATGGCAAAAGAATTCCGAGTCAGTTTCATGTGATGTGAAGTTACGGAATGTGCTTGTACTTGAGGGTTAAGAGTCAAGAGGCAGTTTGCCCTCGTGCATTAGATATTGTGCTGACACTAACAGAAAAGCTGTTTTCCGCCACTCCAATTAATAAACCTCTGTTAGGACTTTTAACGGCTTTAGAATGAATGAGAAAAGTACATCGGTGATTCGTGCATGGGCAATAAGCAACAAGCTCTCATGAGGAACGGGACAGAGAGTGCATGGTTCCTCTGTTCCTTCCTCTGTTCGTAgccacatttataaaaaaaaaaaaagaaaatgaattcaATATTAACTGTTCCACAGTCAGGGCTTTGAAACACACTCAAATGACTGTATACATAAATTCAACATATTAAAGTGCTGAAAATAAGCGCTGAAACCAGTTCATATACATTACATAAGTATTGAGACATTATTATTTAGGCGGGATAAAGCTTATGGACCACTGatgaatgtgcaaaaaaaaaatatatatatcccagACTCCAAAATCTCCACAGAGGATTGAAAGCTGTTACAACTGAAAAGGGATCTCCTATTTTCACATCCCGTAGATGAACTAGCAAAGTGTCACAATTCTTTTGTCCGCGTCATGTGGTCGTAGTCATTGTACCATACGTGATACTGGAACTGCCACTCCTAAGTAAAATTGTTACACAATGCGGTCAGCAAGCGCACGTTGGCTAAAAACCTAGCGCGTGGGTAGCGTGTGAATGACTGACTTCCAACTGAGCGTGACTGCCTACTCAAGTGTGCGTGTGGAGAAAGAAGCGAGGGGAGAAGGTGGAGTAGCAGTCACCAGTGATGCAGAGCGTCCCAGTCTGTACAAAGCTCGGGGATCTCCTAGCGCTCGTTGCGAACACGCTTTTCTCCTTTGATGTGGCAATAACCCACGGATTGAGGCGCTACATCTCCCACAGCTCTATCGTATAGCATGCTGCAGTTAAGCAGATGGTCATCCTAGCTGGATGAGGAACATGGGGGTGGTGAAGCCAGAAGAGGACAggagggggaaggggggggtgAATCAAGCGTAACATACTGAAGGATTTACTGCTTATGTGCAATGTCGTATGAGACAAGCAGTGTGCCTTTACTATATTCTCCGCGCAGCATGACGTACATGTGACACCCCCGCGCAGCACCGGCGTCTTGGCGGTAACAGCGAAAATATTAAAGATGGTGACAGTGGTAATGTTACATGGTAACGCTTGGCCTCGTGATCTCCGTTTAAATCTCAGAGGGATTTGTATTGTTATAATCCATATGACCCCAATTTACAAACCGTGCCCATAAACGTTCTTGTTCCAGTGTCAAGACAGATTTCTGCTTGAGGTTTTCCATTCCATATTTAAGGCTCAGTGCAaagggttgaaaaaaaaactgggcaTGTTTATATCGGCTACACAACAGTTGAATAACTACAAATAAATATGGCATCGTTACGTTGTGACAGTACACGGTACAATCATTATGAACAATTTGgtgaataagaataaaaaatgaTGAGGATGACCTATATTTGGTGATGTTTAGTGTGCCCCATCCCCCTTTGTGTTGTtgctatgtgtgtgcgtgtgtgtgtgtatgtgtgtgtgtgtgtgtgtagtagtagtaggagtGTAGCGTGGTGTAGTGTAGTACAAGTACAGGCTTGGACCTTTAAAGGTACAATGTCACTAGGTAGTACCCTCAAAGGTAGTAGCTATTTGGAACATGCTTGCTCATTTTTGGACTTGGAAAGGATACAAACCGAGTTAAATACTGTAATTATCCCAATAGGGTACAGTAGTGTCGAATGTGCCTTGAGGGACAGAAGCAGGTTCCTATTCGCTATCGTGTCGTGTTATTGGTTACATTTGGTCTCGTCTGAGTTACAAACCCTAGCTTTCCCAGTCGGGCCCACCCAGCCCGTCGTCATCAGAGTCCGACTCTGGCGAGGCCTCTTTTATTCGTCGAAGTGCCTCATAGATGCTTTGGGTCAGAGGGTCTCTGGGAGCAGCGACATCCTGCTGGCCTTTCCTTTCTTGAGGGGGGACTTCCCTCAATTTGACCCCCTTGCGGATCTGCGCCAAGATGCTGTTGGGGTCGTCGTCACTCTGACCAGCGGGAGGGATGCCCCGCTGGTCGACCTTCTTCAGGTGGAAACTGCCTCTCTTCAGGGAGGCCAGTACTTCGTCCATGGGGGAGCTCCCTGTTTAGGAGACGACAGGAAATGATAGGctaatttttttcaatcaactattggtacaaataataataatatgagtcATTTGGATGGAAGAATGACTCTGAAAGCTCTATACTCCAGTTTTGATTCCAGTGTTGCATTGAGCAGAAAATTCCTGCATGCTGGAGTTGACAAAGTTAATGAACTGAATCAACAGTGTTTCTATTGGTTGCATTCAAGTAGTCCATTCCCTTTTGCCTCAGTTGCTTCACTACATGATTACTCAAAAATCTATCTGAATTTTTAACCGTCAATATTTCAACAGTCAGGGACAGCAACGcattctctgctggcctaaacattaTTCGAGGCACGGatctacatttacaacctgaaTTCTGTGTTCcctgaaattgtatttatttattaccaacaatctattctcttcattttgtagtgtttctcttggctgcactgcttctagTCAGATGTGGATGTCAGATatgttttgtccaatcagattacagcctctatgtgctgccGAGTCAATATGGTCGCGGTACCTCGTCTGCTGTGGGCCTCAAAGCCTGGAGTCTTCCTCAGCTTTTTGCGGGCGCTCAACAGCTGGCTGCTGTCGAAGAAGCGAGGATGGAAGGGGCCAAGAGGGGACTGAGAGAGCTCCTCTGACGCACTCTGCTCCTCAGCCCTCAGCGCCTGTCTGCCCGGGCTGTCAGAGGGGGACACCTGTTCTCGTATTGGCAGGAGAGGCAGAGGAGGgggcggaggcggaggcgagGCCGGGGACGCCAGCAGCGAGGACAGG contains:
- the homer1b gene encoding homer protein homolog 1b isoform X2, with product MGEQPIYSTRAHVFQIDPNTKKNWLPTSKHAVTVSYFYDSTRNVYRIISLDGTKAIINSTISPNMTFTKTSQKFGQWADSRANTVYGLGFSTEHHLSKFAEKFAEYKEAARLAKEKSQEKMEMATSPSQESPAGELSSPLTPVTPPMENINGTDEICDTTPNSDSRPEPSQNALAFAHSPAMTKHWEAELEALKGNNAKLTAALLESTANVKQWKQQLAAYQEEAERLHKRVTELECQSNQSPAIKSQKTELNQTIEELEATLRDKEEEMEKLKEELENMNDLMEQKDTLAQKLEETELRSRVLEQQLAGAEQRLEENQEEQENFRKSLRTLLELLDGKIFELTELRDTLARLIEEAS
- the homer1b gene encoding homer protein homolog 1b isoform X1: MEDGELIIRLPGRSGTPVDNNSFGVGVGFGETLVLRHKEVHNFFFVPFREQPIYSTRAHVFQIDPNTKKNWLPTSKHAVTVSYFYDSTRNVYRIISLDGTKAIINSTISPNMTFTKTSQKFGQWADSRANTVYGLGFSTEHHLSKFAEKFAEYKEAARLAKEKSQEKMEMATSPSQESPAGELSSPLTPVTPPMENINGTDEICDTTPNSDSRPEPSQNALAFAHSPAMTKHWEAELEALKGNNAKLTAALLESTANVKQWKQQLAAYQEEAERLHKRVTELECQSNQSPAIKSQKTELNQTIEELEATLRDKEEEMEKLKEELENMNDLMEQKDTLAQKLEETELRSRVLEQQLAGAEQRLEENQEEQENFRKSLRTLLELLDGKIFELTELRDTLARLIEEAS